From Aedes albopictus strain Foshan chromosome 1, AalbF5, whole genome shotgun sequence, one genomic window encodes:
- the LOC109428566 gene encoding uncharacterized protein LOC109428566, which yields MSDSVNEAAMFLAQLIHESGGFQHRREINGASQSYAPYYGRGYIQLTHDYNYRDASRAIFGNDRLLQDPDIVSNSEEMSMRVSVWFWEAKVRPGGGPARNNFGLTTKAINGGLEPPGCDLARRRYNLYVQVARALGVSNIASE from the coding sequence ATGAGTGACAGTGTCAACGAAGCGGCCATGTTCCTGGCACAGCTGATCCACGAGAGCGGCGGGTTCCAGCATCGTAGAGAGATCAATGGAGCATCCCAGAGCTATGCACCTTATTACGGTCGCGGCTACATCCAGTTGACCCATGACTACAACTATCGGGATGCTTCGAGGGCGATCTTCGGCAATGACCGACTTCTGCAAGACCCCGACATAGTGTCCAACAGTGAGGAAATGTCGATGCGCGTTTCGGTTTGGTTCTGGGAGGCGAAAGTTCGTCCCGGTGGAGGACCTGCGAGGAACAACTTCGGACTGACAACCAAGGCGATCAACGGTGGCTTGGAGCCTCCGGGCTGTGATCTAGCACGTAGGCGGTATAATCTCTATGTTCAGGTGGCAAGAGCTCTTGGAGTGTCGAACATAGCCAGCGAGTGA